A segment of the Eptesicus fuscus isolate TK198812 chromosome 9, DD_ASM_mEF_20220401, whole genome shotgun sequence genome:
ACATACTTGGAGGAGTGGCCAATGCTCCCTTATCCATGGGAGCTGGGAGTAATCACACAGCGACGAACCCACTGGCCAAATACACTCATGTGCACACCCATCTCATCTCTACCATCCGCTGGGATGCAACAGGTGATGGCATTTACTAGGCCTACTATGTGCACAGCTATGGTTCATCGCATCCTAATCCTACTGCATGAACGGCTGCCTGATGCTTCACCAGGGGCTCACACTATATGAACAACCAAAGATCCTGAACAGAGCCCACACACTCTCTCCCCAGGCCACTCCCCCAAGTCACCAGCCAGCACACCAAGCCCAGAGaaagctttcttctttctttttcatcaagtcagctttaattaaaaaaataataacctaatGAGCCAACCCTAAATCTTCCAGACGGTGGGCAGCCCACTAAGTCCAGCTTCAGTCGGGAGCCCGTGGAGCCGCTGGTCTGAGAAATCTCCAAGAACTGTCCTGGGGTCTGGAACAGCGcagccaggtgtgtgtgtgtaagaaactGAGGACAGACAGGTAAGTGGGGTTGGGGCTCATACTTGTGGGAAATGAAGGGAAGAGAGCGAGGGAGTCATGAACACGGGCGTCTGATGTGTTGTAAGAACTCGAGGGAAGGTTGAAGTAAGGAGTCAGTCAGGGATCCCGGCGGCCTGAGACCGAAGGCCTGGCTTCCGAAGGCTTGGTATTCACGGGAAACCTGGCGTGGAGGCTCATGGGTGGTGACTGGGCGCGGGGACATGGGATCAACAATGGCACTGGGGAAGCGCACAGGTGGGGGCccccaggggaaggagaagaaatgaGGGGCTCACATAGTGGGGTAGGGAGGGTTCGATCCGGTGGAGAGATGGTGGGATTCTCCCCGTGGAAAGAGGTAACAGGTGTGCTCAGTCCAAGAGGCAAGGGGGCCTCCAGGCGGCCCCTGCCTGCGGGGAAGGGCTCACAGGTAGCGCTCCAGTCCCGGCAAGTAGCCCGGCTGCCTCAGGTAGGCCTCCCCCGGGCCCAGCTGGCCGAGCGGGCCGAGCGGGCCCAGCGCTCCCGGCGGCCCGGCCAAGGCCAGCAGCGGCTCGGCGGGGCGCGGGGGCAGCCCCGGGCGGTCGGGCGCTGGCGCGTAGAGCGGCGGGAAGGCGGCGGCGCAGGGCGGGAAGGCGGCGTCGGGCGCGGCGCAGCAGGGCGGCTCCGGGGCGCCCAGCCCCGCCAGCTCGGGCGGCAGGCCCCCCAGGCTGTCCACGCCGAAGAGGCgcgcgggcggcgcgggcgcGGGCCCGGGGCCGGGCGGGAAGGGCGCGTAGGGGcccggcggggcggcgggcgcgggcggcgggggcgcgggcagCTCCGCGCGCTTGAAGCGCTTGCGGCGCCGCAGGAAGCTGCCGTTGTCGAACATGTGGGCGGCCGCCGGGTCCAGCGTCCAGTAGTTGCCTTTGCCGGGGTTGCCCGGCTCGCGGGGCACCTTGACGAAGCAGTCGTTGAGCGTGAGGTTGTGGCGGATGCTGTTCTGCCACTTGCGCGGGCTGTCGCGGTAGAAGGCGAAGCGCTCGGTGATGAAGCGGTAGATGGCGGCCAGCGGGAGGCGGCGGCCCGGGGCGTGCGCCAGCGCCATGGCGATGAGCGCGATGTACGAGTAGGGCGGCTTCCCGCGCTGcaggggccgccgccgccgccgccccgggccGGGTGCGGGCTCCGGCTCCCCGCGGCCCGCGGCCGCCTCTTCGGGCTCCGGCCCGGGCTCGGCTCCGGCGAGCGGCGACGGCGGCGGCCCCGACGGCGCGACCGAGGGCAGGGCCGGGAAGCCCGGAAAGGAGGCGGGGGGCTCCATGTCGCTGCGCCCGGTCCTCGGGAGGCCGCAGCCCTGCCCGCGCTGCGCTGCTCTCGCCGAGGGGCCGCCGACCCGCCTTATATGACaccgcgcccctcccccgcccccatccaggCAGAAGGCTCGGACCTTCCCCACTGGCCAGCGCCTCCCCCTACTTTGCTTTCCGAGTCCCTTCACCAGGCTCCCAGTCCCCAGCCCTACATTTTGCCCCTCCCTTGGTCTCCTCCCTTCCGGTCAGCCTTTtccagacccagcctcacccctttCCCATCTCCATGGAGTCAGTCCAACCGAATTCATCAATTCATCAGCTTCCTTTCCTCTAAGATCTCCCTCAACCTCCTCCCTTATGGGTCAATGCTAATCAAAAGTCCACCCAATCGCTGGGGCCCCTCCCCATTATGGTTCTCCCAGCTGAGTCCTGCCTCCGCCCACCTGGGGCAGAGATGAGAGCCACCAGGGCCTCCTGGCCAGCCTTCAGCATGCTAACCTGTGTTGGTCAGGAAAATGTCAGGCCCACCTCAGACATTAGGCAATGGggaagcagaggcaggaggctggctTTGTCTCGGGGGCTCCACGGACACCATCACCTCTCTGTCCTGTCTCCCCCACAACCCTGTCCCATCCAGGACACTTGTGAGCATCCTTTGAAAAGCAGCAGAAGACTGCTTTAAATCAAGAGCCCCGAAAACCCTTAACTTGGAGTTGCCCTTCTGGCTTCCCCTTCTCCATGTCCCTTCTGCTCTAGAAAAAGGGCTcccacgcgcgcacacacacacacacacacatacacacacacacacagtaggccCACTGGGAAGATGCACAGAACACAGGCCTGCACAGCCCAGAGTTCCAAGGAACAGGTACTGGCCAGAGAGAGACCCCCAGAGTTCTTCCAGCCCTCACAACTTTAGCTGCAAAATATGCCTAGGTCAGCATATTCCAAGTATTCACTGCACATCACCCTCAACCTAGCGTACCCCCAACCTGGTCCCCTTCCTGTATTCCAGATTTTTGCAAATGGACCCCTTTCCCCTCACCACCCAGATCAGAAATACAGACATCACTTTGGGCtcttccctcccccatcactCCCACACCCAAGCAATCTGCAAGTCCTGTCAATTCCACATGGATTCCAAATCCACCCCTCCTTCATTTCTCCTGCCTCAGCTTAGCCTCATCATTCACTGAGCATGTGTACCAGGCCCTTTGCCAGCACTCAGGGAAGACAGAGATGACGGGACTCGCAGTctggtggagagagagacacagacaatTTCGGCTATGAGACAGGTGGGTGCAGGGGGCAGCGGGGGCTGTAGAAGTAGAGGAAGGAGATGACACTGGGAGATCTGAAGACAATCCCTCACCCCACAGCAATGAAGAGTCAGCCGGTTTATACATGAATGGGTCTCACCTCATGCCCTCTCCCCCTGGCATTCTACTGCCTGAGCACAGGCCGCACAAAACACAAGACAGTGCTGTCTGTCACACAAACAGCTCTCCAAAGAAGGCCGACAAGCAACTGCAGCAATGGGATCCTGCTCCCAGAGCCGAGTGACCTGGGGCTAGTTGCTCATTGGAGCCTCAGGAGGGACAATAACAAACCCTCAGCGTTATTATGAGATTTAAATGAGACGTGTATGAAAGGGCCTGGCCCACACTGGCACTTGGTAACAGGAGATCCAGAATTAAaccaggaggggaaggagagaggcagagccagAGAAGTCATTGCCGAGCCTGGGTTTTTCAACCAGGTGTAGCATAATGATGCCGTCAGACTCAGGAATAGACCAAGAGCTACCATCTTTCCCACCTTCCCTAGGTCTGAATCCAGTCCCATCTGAAGCTCCCTGCCACAGCCTCTGTCTCACAACTCCAAATGTGGGAGAGGGGTGGCTCTTAGTATCTCCCATGGCAAACTGCAATTTCTTGTACTTTGAATTTTCTGATTCATGTGCAGAGCCTGGGACATAGtatatgttcaataaatggtactgaaTGTGCGGTTGACTGCGCTAatcctggggagggtgggggcagggagctgggccagAGGGGTGAGAACCCAGACTTCGTCAGCTCTCTGTGCCTGCATGGCCCCCTCCATTGGGCCAGTGTCGGGGTAGCCCAAGGGCTAATCCGTGTTTTCAGCGTGGCTGGGCCCTCTTTTCACAGGCCCTGGGCCGGATGGGATGTGGCTGAGCATCCGGGCATAAGATGGCCAGTGAAGGCAGCCCCTTTCTCATGGGCCTGGATTCCAGGCGGCCCAGTGTCTGAGTGGAGCCCCTGGGGCGGGAGGAACAcagtggctgggctgggcagtcCTTTGTCTGGCCATGCTGGGTGAATATTCGGACTGGCAGGAGGGATTAATGGCCAGGGActggccctggggctggcctTCCCACTGCCCTTTGGAGGCCaaaggcccaggtcagggcacacggcATTGATGGCTCCCTAGATAGGAGTGGAAATTCCCATTGTGTGCAAAGCTGTTAGAATTAGCCCCCAaggctccctgccccagccccacctgaACGGAGGCACCACAGCCAAGACGCACTTCAAGGCaaagagc
Coding sequences within it:
- the FOXE3 gene encoding forkhead box protein E3, whose translation is MLKAGQEALVALISAPAQRGQGCGLPRTGRSDMEPPASFPGFPALPSVAPSGPPPSPLAGAEPGPEPEEAAAGRGEPEPAPGPGRRRRRPLQRGKPPYSYIALIAMALAHAPGRRLPLAAIYRFITERFAFYRDSPRKWQNSIRHNLTLNDCFVKVPREPGNPGKGNYWTLDPAAAHMFDNGSFLRRRKRFKRAELPAPPPPAPAAPPGPYAPFPPGPGPAPAPPARLFGVDSLGGLPPELAGLGAPEPPCCAAPDAAFPPCAAAFPPLYAPAPDRPGLPPRPAEPLLALAGPPGALGPLGPLGQLGPGEAYLRQPGYLPGLERYL